Part of the Sphingomonadaceae bacterium OTU29LAMAA1 genome, CAGCTTCGCGATGCTGATGAACTTCCCGCGCTTTAACAAGATGAAGGGCATGGGCCAGATCGTCACCTGGTCGATCCGCGACGAGTCCCTGCATTGCGAGGGCATCATCAAGATGTTCCACACCTTCTGTCAGGAGCGCCAGTGCCTGACCAAGGCGGTGAAGGACGACATCGCCGACGTCTGCCAGACCACGATCCGGCTCGAGGACAATTTCATCGACCTCGCGTTCGAAATGGGCCCGGTCAACGGCATGACGCCCAAGGAGATCAAGAAGTACATCCGCTACATCGCCGACTGGCGGATGGGCCAGCTCGGCCTCAAGCCGATCTACATGATCGACGAACACCCGCTCCCTTGGTTGGCCCCGATGCTCAACGGCGTCGAGCATGCCAACTTCTTCGAACAGCGCGCCACCGAATATTCGAAGGCCGCGACCAAGGGCCAGTGGAACGACGTCTGGGATTCGTTCGACAAGCGCCAGAAGGCGAAGATCATCCGCCCGACCGAGCAGGACCTGGGGCTGCTGGACAGCGGCGACATGTTCTCGCGGG contains:
- a CDS encoding ribonucleotide-diphosphate reductase subunit beta, with product MSLLQASKQYKPFEYPWAFEFWKRQQQLHWLPEEVPLGEDCRDWAQKLSDHERNLLTQIFRFFTQADVEVQDCYHEKYGRVFKPTEIKMMLTAFSNMETVHIAAYSHLLDTIGMPESEYGAFLEYAEMKEKHDYMGSFGVDNDEDIARTLAMFGGFTEGVQLFASFAMLMNFPRFNKMKGMGQIVTWSIRDESLHCEGIIKMFHTFCQERQCLTKAVKDDIADVCQTTIRLEDNFIDLAFEMGPVNGMTPKEIKKYIRYIADWRMGQLGLKPIYMIDEHPLPWLAPMLNGVEHANFFEQRATEYSKAATKGQWNDVWDSFDKRQKAKIIRPTEQDLGLLDSGDMFSRAGVAAE